The Panthera uncia isolate 11264 chromosome C1 unlocalized genomic scaffold, Puncia_PCG_1.0 HiC_scaffold_3, whole genome shotgun sequence genome includes a region encoding these proteins:
- the LOC125910919 gene encoding small integral membrane protein 15-like codes for MFDIKAWAEYVVEWAAKDPYGFLTTVILALTPLFLASAILSWKLAKMIEAREKEQKKKQKRQEHIAKAKRLKKD; via the coding sequence ATGTTTGATATAAAGGCTTGGGCTGAGTATGTTGTGGAATGGGCTGCAAAGGACCCATATGGCTTCCTTACAACGGTTATTTTGGCCCTTACTCCATTGTTTCTAGCAAGTGCTATACTGTCCTGGAAATTGGCCAAGATGATTGAAGCcagggaaaaggaacaaaagaagaaacaaaaacgtCAAGAACATATTGCAAAAGCTAAACGACTAAAGAAGGATTGA
- the LOC125910920 gene encoding acyl-CoA-binding protein-like, producing the protein MSQADFDKAGEDAKHPKTKSADNAMTFPYSRYKQLQMTQTAWPGLSDLKGKARWDAWNQLKGTSKEDAIKASTK; encoded by the coding sequence ATGTCTCAGGCTGACTTTGACAAAGCTGGTGAGGATGCTAAACACCCCAAGACCAAGTCAGCAGATAATGCGATGACGTTCCCCTACAGCCGCTACAAACAACTGCAGATGACACAAACAGCGTGGCCTGGGCTGTCGGATCTCAAAGGCAAGGCCAGGTGGGATGCCTGGAATCAGCTAAAAGGGACTTCCAAGGAAGATGCCATTAAAGCATCAACAAAGTAG